A stretch of the Carassius auratus strain Wakin unplaced genomic scaffold, ASM336829v1 scaf_tig00002452, whole genome shotgun sequence genome encodes the following:
- the LOC113069731 gene encoding uncharacterized protein LOC113069731: protein MAKPELASLLRQALDVLDKEKASSNVGEASSSTTTSSILPTPKVFGLNSTPTRAHHAVQDELSRIFSPYSRPAAKKRPASLWSIKPSSTTSYTHKFFCMSSRKDDEVPSLSYKETLTAAGMGERKIVFPDKLCSASDFSAQLVHHYPKLGDGGGYELLHIVGSTRSKVLEVLPCPKNGYSPMYLLSAEAGLGKATIYIRPLQKDLCLEPVWGSSADENDGPMVECMYCHNSFKHSNMQDHVDICTRDFGNTETPTVQAESDNHGKMDTSTERQTTSEGRGHRHTQNETDMYRQTQIESSQHTERQTDRWPQTDSDHHRLQRQSRQREEQPSTSSYNGSVNIFQSPEKSHNAEWKAEKDPEKAAETYRRDLLQQSETYRSLKYVMDMHESPEEKEHAVVVFYKQNNINWASPFCVFLKESRGCGEMFTSVCWMFSIPSSHVWKAWVCYIQTTSSTCMLSTGSSYL from the exons ATGGCAAAGCCAGAGCTAGCATCTTTGTTGAGACAGGCGCTGGACGTTTTGGACAAAGAAAAGGCTTCCAGTAACGTTGGAGAGGCTTCTTCCTCGACCACCACCTCGTCCATTTTACCAACACCGAAAGTGTTCGGTCTAAACTCAACCCCGACTCGCGCCCACCATGCTGTTCAAG ACGAGCTGTCCAGAATCTTTTCGCCATATAGCCGACCTGCAGCCAAAAAGAGGCCAGCATCTCTGTGGTCAATCAAACCATCTAGTACCACCTCATACACACACAAGTTCTTTTGTATGAGTAGCAGAAAGGATGACGAAGTCCCCTCACTGTCGTATAAAGAAACGCTGACAGCTGCTGGAATGGGGGAGCGTAAAATAGTATTCCCAG ATAAACTTTGCAGTGCTAGTGACTTCTCAGCACAGTTGGTCCACCACTATCCCAAACTCGGGGATGGGGGTGGTTATGAACTGCTTCATATCGTCGGTTCAACCAGAAGCAAGGTGCTTGAGGTTCTGCCCTGCCCAAAAAATGGATATTCCCCAATGTACCTTCTCAGTGCTGAAGCAGGACTTGGCAAAGCCACTATCTACATTAGACCTCTGCAAAAAGATCTGTGTCTAGAACCA GTATGGGGGAGTTCTGCTGATGAAAATGATGGACCAATGGTTGAGTGCATGTATTGCCACAACAGTTTCAAACATTCCAATATGCAGGATCACGTAGACATTTGTACAAG AGATTTTGGCAACACAGAAACTCCCACAGTACAAGCTGAGTCTGACAACCATGGAAAGATGGACACCAGTACAGAAagacagacaacatcagagggcAGAGGTCATAGACACACTCAAAATGAGACTGACATGTACAGGCAGACGCAGATTGAAAGCAGTCAACACACTGAGAGACAGACTGATAGATGGCCACAAACCGACAGCGACCACCACAGACTCCAAAGGCAATCGAGACAGAGAGAAGAACAGCCATCAACCAGCAGTTACAATGGTTCAGTCAACATCTTTCAATCTCCTGAAAAAAGTCATAATGCCG AATGGAAAGCTGAAAAGGATCCAGAAAAGGCAGCTGAGACCTACAGAAGGGATTTACTGCAACAATCAGAAACATACAGGAGTCTGAAATATGTAATGGATATGCATGAGAGCCCAGAGGAGAAAGAGCATGCAGTTGTGGTTTTCTACAAGCAGAATAACATCAACTGGGCCAGtccattttgtgtgtttttgaaag AATCGAGAGGCTGTGGCGAGATGTTTACATCTGTGTGTTGGATGTTTTCCATTCCATCTTCTCATGTTTGGAAAGCATGGGTTTGCTACATCCAGACAACGAGCTCCACCTGTATGCTCTCCACTGGGTCTTCATACCTGTGA